Genomic DNA from Cucurbita pepo subsp. pepo cultivar mu-cu-16 chromosome LG13, ASM280686v2, whole genome shotgun sequence:
CTCACAAGGCTAAGTTTCACAaggttaagtttagggtatgacCCTGATAGTCTCACAAGGCTAAGTTTCACAaggttaagtttagggtatgacCCTGATAGTCTCACAAGGCTAAGTTTCACAaggttaagtttagggtatgacCCTGATAGTCTCACAAGGCTAAGTTTCACAaggttaagtttagggtatgacCCTGATAGTCTCACAAGGCTAAGTTTCACAaggttaagtttagggtatgacCCTGATAGTCTCACAAGGCTAAGTTTCACAaggttaagtttagggtatgacCCTGATAGTCTCACAAGGCTAAGTTTCACAaggttaagtttagggtatgacCCTGATAGTCTCACAAGGCTAAGTTTCACAaggttaagtttagggtatgactctgatagTCTCACAAGGCTAAGTTTCACAaggttaagtttagggtatgactctgatagTCTCATAAGGCTAAATTTcacatggttaagtttagggtatgactCTAATACATAAAATATGGAAGGCAATaatattgttctatttaattcctaaattttaaatggatCGATCCATCATCCAAAATGTCTATTTGtacctaaacttttaaaaatcattttaaccCTTTAGCTCGTGTTCATCTCTCAATTAGCATGAACACATGATTATATCGACATACTAAAATACATATTccaaattaacattttaaaataaaattttaaaataagagtattctttgattgtGTAAGTTTGAGACCAAAATAGAACCAACTTAAAAGctaatttctatatttttatgtatAGTTAGAAATAATATAATGTAACAATAAAAGACAATTGATAAGCCAACTGATTGCCAAAATCAAGAGAAGCAACATAAGTTAGTTTTGGAGGAGGGTGGGAGGAGCCAATCAAAGAAACCAACGTGAGTTTGTCCCTTTGATATTTGAGAACAGTACTCCGCCAACATACTCCATAGATCACCAACTGTCCATTTATGTGCCAAGATCCATTCACTCATCTGTCccaaaatattcaataaaccaatcataaaccatacaccaatcttcatttttattcatttctaTTTATGGAGGGGTATCGTACCTTTTCTAGGTTCTGCAGTGCTTCCGTGCCAAACGTGTAATACACGACGAAGGGTCTTAATGCCTGAAAAACATATACTTGGTTATTAAGAGGACTTAGAGCACatgctctcgtggctttgctttgggcttccccaaaaggtctcataccaacaGAGATGtattcattacttataaacctatgatcattctctaaataaGCCAATTTGGACTCCAACAGGCTGAATGTGGATTCATACAAACACTTGGAAGGTACCTGAGAAGCAGCAAGCCATTGTATTATGGACTTCACTTGAGGATCTCCTCCAAAGGCACCACAGCCCCAGTTGCCAGTTGCAATCCCAATATCGTCTTTGTGTTTCAAGCATTCTGGAGTAAGAGAAGTACCATAATAATTCTCTCTAGTATCTGAGCTAGATTCATGCACCTAAAATAATAGCACCATAAACAAACCCATTCAACCAATTTAGCAACAGGAGAAAAAATATTGCAACAAAAGATCATtctaataagaaaattttgaaactaaagAATCTAGAACTTAGAATGGGATCATTTTCGACTGCTAATTATGATCACTGTCCTCTTTATAAGGTTCTGAACTTATCATTTGAGAATAATGTCAAAAGGCAGGGAacaggagaaaaaaaaaaaaaaaaaaaaaaaacaaaaaNATTGTTTCTTGACGTGTCATTATGGTCCGTGACATCCTCCTTACTTTTTAAGAAAAGATTCTCGTACTGATTATGTTTTGATTGATCAAAGACACCACAGAATGCCTTATTGACTTCCCTGTTGAATTCAGCAAGCATAGTAAAATATCAGCTTATAAAGATGAGGACGAACGGAATACACTAGCATTCACCGATAAGACTTCCACGATCGAGTCCAAACTTCTAAGCACCATCGTAACGAATAAATGGTTTGTTGTGAGACACCATGCACATTAGAAAAACAAACATCAAAACAACAGATTCTCCTGTGGACccataaaagaaatttggattCAACGATGTGAGTACTCCGTGGATTGGGGGAGATACCAGCATCTAGTAGGGTATCTTATCTACCTAACTCAGAGCATCTAGTAGGGTATCTTAATAACATACAGAAATTTAGAAGTTTCCTAAATAAAAATGGGTATACCATTACTTCCCACTCCCATTCTAAAATCTCGTGAGCCTCTATTAGCTGCAAGCTCCATCAGTCCACTAAGGGGACGTCCGTCGCTGCATAAAGAGGAGGCGCTTTGCGAGAGACGAAGGATAGTTTCAGCTATCTCAGACATTGTTAACAAACTAAAAGATGCAAATCAGTATTCAAACCAATAAAGGATTCTGCATGAAATGCCATTCCAGACAGGCTTGCTTACCGAAGAAGGAACTCTAATCTGTACTGTCTCATCCCTGGACTGCACAATGCATCTATAGCTGTGATGAAGGTCTTACGCCTTCCAAGTGAATCTATTTCCTGTTTGTCCTCATGATTTCCAGCAAAACGGAAGTTGAAAGCATACCTACATCTCTTGCAGATGATTTCATTATCAGGAATTTGAAGTAGACACTGGTTTCATAACATGAAAAGATATGGCAGAGGCCAAAgcaatctatatatatatatattgaaaagatTTAATTTACTCTAACCTAAGCTTAAGCTTAAGCTTTAAGGCTGAGTATCAACTTAATATGGTACTAATACTAGGTTAAATTACTAGTCAACCCTACTTAagttgttaaattataattatcagactaaacttttaaacttaATGGTGAACTACCCCTAGGAGTTCTGCAAAATATCAGCAAATTACCAATCTTAAATTGATAGATTATggtatatttaatatttttaacataCTCCTAATATTAAATGACAATAAAATGACATTGTAGGGGTTGAACTAAGAACATTCTAATTCGATGCCTAATCGAAGAAGATTAAAATTGATGATGAAGTGATTATAACTCACCCCGTATAATTTGAGAACCTCTCTGCCCCAACAATTTCTATCGCCTCATTATCAGACATGGCTGGCAAGAAAAGCATGCCAATAATTAATTCAGGGTTGATCATGAAACGGATCTCTTCCTACAATGGATTGtcaaaataacataaatatattgcAAATCATGTAAGATGTACAATCTTAAAAGTTATAACATGTATATTAGCTTATAGTGTTGTAAACAGCTTAGATAGTCAAGTCCATGAATAAAAATTCCTTGTACGAGCCCTCACGATATTTTCGATATATCAAACAACAAGAGCCAAACACATGCAAGAACCTCCCAGCCAATTCAAGTGCACCTGTCCTACTAACTGTCAAGGTGTAGTCCCTTGTTTACTTTTCCTGTAAGTACTGACAAGCAGATGCAAGAGGCCTCACACCCACATAACCAACCAGGACACCCTAGGACCACATACAATTATTTGCAACACGACTTACTCAGTCCCTCTCTTCTTTCACTTACATCTACACACTTTCACAATAGGGGGTCTAGACAAGTTGGATGGTATATACTAGTCATTCCTAGCATAGAAATCAAACTAGCAACGCTGGTTCAATGCAATGTCTTGGTAAAATATATCTGCAACTCGCAGTTGAGAAGGCACATATCTTAGATTGATTGTGTTGTTCTCAAATCTTCTCAGTAATGAAGTGGTAGTCTATATCAATATGCTCCATTCGATCATTCATAATATATTGGATTTTTGCAATAGCTATGGCAGAATGGTTATCACACATCAACTCTATACCACCTTTACTCCTACCTTTGAACTCGGGTGAGGAGGCGTTTTAACAAAATTCATTCTCAAATCCCTTCAGCTAATGAACTAAACTCAATCTTACCACTGCCTTTAAGCGAAAAATTGCTTCTTGTTGTGCCACATCAAAGTTTCTCCACACGTAGGAACAATACCTCTAAACAAACTTTTCAAGAGATCCTTAATGTAACCCTCTTAGCTAACCCTTTTGTATATTCCACTTACTTCAATGAAATAGGCATAAGCTTATAAATTAGACCTGCACGCAGCCTGAACGAAGAGCACCACCACCGAGATACTCATTAGCAAAATCGACTTCAAGAGCTCCAAATGTTTGATCTTCTATTAGGCCAGAATCTTTAACCTATATGGGAAAAAAGAACCAACTCGATCATCCACCAAAGATTAAAGCATTCGAGTATGGTGCTACACAATAATTAAACTATCATATAAATCAAAGTCAATTATAACCTTGAATGGACAGAGAGGAATGGTGGAGTTGATCCAAAAATTGGCCTTTGGACAACAAAAATATTCCGCACAATTGTTCAAAGGAAGCACTTTCCTTTCAAAGGAGACAAAGCCCACCGGAACATTGGAACATACCCTTCTGAAATAATGTATAATACATCGTATCTTATTCTCCTGCATCTTACTACGTCCGTCATAGAGAATCCTACAAGTACAAAAACTTCAATGATTCTTTTTCAAGCTTCTTGTAATCTAAGGAAAAATGGCACAACAAGAACTTACTTTAATACCTACAATGTTgctttgaaatatttttacaatCTTCTTCATAGAAATCGGGaatacatatttattattaaaaatttatgattacaGGATAAGATGGCAAAAAATCTTGTAACTAgggagaaaaatataaaagtaaaaagaaacttGATCAGAGATACAAGGAAGCTAagataaacacaaaataaagtgCTGAGAGTTAAGAGTAGAGAAATTATAATTGAGTACATACAAGGACACAGAGGCTTTTATATAAGGCCGTCAGCCAAATAACAAATTAACCATTGACTAAAGCTGACACTAACATACAGTAGCCAGGGCAGTAATACACACCTATTGAATCACAATATAAACTTGAACGACGATGATTAAATAAACgtttctgaaattttctaaaaattaaaacaaaactttaTCATGTAGTTgcagaaaatatatataaacatcaagtgtgtcatttttttatagataacTTATACTTCATGATGTCAGCAACTGAAATAAAGAACTAAAGTTCACATACGCAAATAAATAGTCGAAGTTAATTGTTGGAAGATTTTGGACGTGTCTATCGATGACTGGAAACAAACTGAAGAAAGCACAAGCAAGAAGCGCACTAATCAGCTCctgaaaatcaaaatggaaacCGATTAGCAGACATTAATAAAACTGAGCAGAAGAAGATTAGCAAGGAAGCATTTGTTGACAATACAAAGAACATGCAAGAAAGGACATAGAGTGGCTCAAACAAGCCAAGCATACAATCCATCCATTTCTATTCAATAATCTGGGTAAGATGGAAAGACAGAAAGAGGTCGCAGAAGTTGACTCGAGGAGCGGACGAAAtaatcagaaaaaaaaaattcaaggagTTCTATCGTGATTCAGGGACACAATTATTTCCAAACAAGAATGCAAAACATGAAGCAAAATGATCTTTGTCCAACTAGTCAACAAACATGCGCCATTATTTTCTCTTAACAACGTCAATAAAATCATTGATAGATAATGATGGCTACGAATCAAATATTAACTTAGCACCAGAAAGCAGTCCAAACCATTAAATCATAAAACTTCACCTCTGAACCAAAAATTTGTGttataaaaatagttcaaTTTCAACCCCAACACATTTTTTTGCAACAAAAGTAAAGAATTattgatcattttttttttatctgtcaCGGTATGGGCTTGGCAGCACCTCAATAATCACTTGGACAACCACCTGGTCCTAATAAATTTGGTTGTCACACCATGACTTAACTCAATCACTCTAGTCCTCTACTATTTACATTGGCCTTTATTAACCAATAAGTGAACCCATGGTGATTAAAGAACTTTTGAATATAGAAATTCATGTTTAGATTCCACAAAATTAATGATAGGACTCCGCTAACATTGCCACCAACGAACACGAAAACAActgacaaaattaaatttctgtGAAGAGTGgccaaattttatataaaatagcAAACAAATTGGCACACCTGGCTAAGATAAACAGTGCCTGCAACTTGAGAAGCTAACAAACGAAGACCAGTTTTGGATTTGCCACTTCCTTTACTAGTAAGCTGGTCGGCATTTTGATAATGTGCTTCCAGCAAAGATGGTAACTTAAGAAGCATATCTCCCAATGCCGGAATAACCTCACCAAACCACTGCATGGATTCTGTTTCGGACATAAGCTGTTCATAGCAACTTGATTTAGTCTAGAAGTTCATATTACAATGTCATATTTATGTTGGCAGTAAAGGTCTTGCTCACTGTTAAATGAAGCCCAGTTTCTTACACCGGcattctattttcttatttttaacataaaacaacttctcattgatataataaaaaggaataaatgTTCTGTTCAAAGGTAAACTCCCAAAGAAAGTGAgaataaaagacaaaaatacaaaatcaagaacttagaaataaatacaatcctgatacattttttttctccttgttCTGTTTGCAAGGATTTAAAAAAGCTTATAAGAGACATTTTAGGGAAGGGATTGAGGAGAGTCGAGCATTattagctaattaagagaagattattagctaattaagagaaagatcatgggtttttataagtaagaacactatctccatttGTATGAGTCattttgtgaaaataaaaCGCAAAGTCACCGTAGCTTGAGAGCTTctactcaaaatggacaatatcatttCATTGTGGATGTTTGTGATTCCTAGCCTAGCATGGCATCAGAGCCATGTCATTAACTTAGTTATGTAAACGAATCCTCCattgtcgaacaaagaaattgtgagcctcaaaggtgtagtcaaaagtgaacAAATGGCGTACTTCATTCTagggctccaaagaaggagTCAAGTCTCGATCGAATCGAGGGAAGGCTTTTCGAGAGATTTAGAGAAAGAGGCCAGTGGaaggcttatagtgtactttgttcgtcGATgggaggattattgagagggTACTCTCACCTTGGCATATCGCATATcatggtacgaggccttttcaATGGAGCTGTGAGAAGCAGGAAAAAGCAGGAAAAAGCGAAGTACCTTGTCGAAGAAAAGGACGTAGCCATGATGGGCAGAAGAAGCGAGGCGTTGATCGGAGATAGAGAGTGTGCGTCTGATGTTAGAGATGGAATGGAAGAGGGCTTCACCAGAATTTATACCGCTCTGATCAGGTCCTGCCGCCACAGACTTGAGAGTTTCCACTACTTGGGGGGGCCAGCATAAAGCCGACGACCTCAGCGCCAGCGGCAGAAAGGGCAATATGGACGTCAAATCTTCCCTGCTCTCAATCTCCATCACCTCTCAATTTTGCACAACTGATCTTCTGCACC
This window encodes:
- the LOC111808906 gene encoding poly(ADP-ribose) glycohydrolase 1-like; protein product: MEIESREDLTSILPFLPLALRSSALCWPPQVVETLKSVAAGPDQSGINSGEALFHSISNIRRTLSISDQRLASSAHHGYVLFFDKLMSETESMQWFGEVIPALGDMLLKLPSLLEAHYQNADQLTSKGSGKSKTGLRLLASQVAGTVYLSQELISALLACAFFSLFPVIDRHVQNLPTINFDYLFAILYDGRSKMQENKIRCIIHYFRRVCSNVPVGFVSFERKVLPLNNCAEYFCCPKANFWINSTIPLCPFKVKDSGLIEDQTFGALEVDFANEYLGGGALRSGCVQEEIRFMINPELIIGMLFLPAMSDNEAIEIVGAERFSNYTGYAFNFRFAGNHEDKQEIDSLGRRKTFITAIDALCSPGMRQYRLEFLLREVNKAFCGVFDQSKHNQYENLFLKSKEDVTDHNDTSRNNXFVHESSSDTRENYYGTSLTPECLKHKDDIGIATGNWGCGAFGGDPQVKSIIQWLAASQALRPFVVYYTFGTEALQNLEKMSEWILAHKWTVGDLWSMLAEYCSQISKGQTHVGFFDWLLPPSSKTNLCCFS